One stretch of Clavibacter michiganensis DNA includes these proteins:
- a CDS encoding carbohydrate ABC transporter permease, with protein sequence MATTAVPARPVAQAPGRARGAGDAAVARGPVRRRPRFRWERFFQVMFLVPAVVYLVLFFGYPVVKNIVMSFQEYTTTTFYTGEAPWVGFANYASVLSSGIFSTALLNTFLFTIGSILGQFVIGLVLALFFRRSFPLNGLLRALLLLPWLLPLIVSSAVWKWILDQDSGVLNQFLLGTGVVQDPVPWLTSPAFALITVIAVNVWIGIPFNTTILYGGLQDIPPELYEAGSLDGATGWRGFRHITWPLLRPVVGVVLVLGVVYTIKVLDIILGLTNGGPANSTQTIATQSYTLSFQQFDFGSGAALSNILIVISAVFAVVYLRANRKAVDD encoded by the coding sequence ATGGCGACGACCGCCGTCCCCGCGCGCCCGGTCGCGCAGGCTCCCGGGCGGGCCCGGGGCGCCGGGGACGCCGCCGTCGCACGCGGTCCCGTGCGCCGCCGTCCCCGCTTCCGGTGGGAGCGCTTCTTCCAGGTGATGTTCCTGGTGCCGGCGGTCGTGTACCTCGTGCTCTTCTTCGGCTACCCGGTCGTGAAGAACATCGTCATGAGCTTCCAGGAGTACACGACGACCACCTTCTACACGGGAGAGGCGCCGTGGGTCGGGTTCGCGAACTACGCGTCGGTGCTCTCGTCGGGGATCTTCTCGACGGCCCTGCTCAACACGTTCCTGTTCACGATCGGCTCGATCCTCGGCCAGTTCGTCATCGGGCTCGTGCTGGCGCTGTTCTTCCGCCGGTCCTTCCCGCTCAACGGCCTGCTGCGCGCGCTGCTGCTCCTGCCGTGGCTGCTGCCGCTCATCGTCTCGAGCGCGGTGTGGAAGTGGATCCTCGACCAGGACTCGGGCGTGCTCAACCAGTTCCTGCTGGGCACGGGCGTGGTGCAGGATCCGGTGCCGTGGCTCACGAGCCCGGCGTTCGCGCTCATCACGGTGATCGCGGTGAACGTGTGGATCGGGATCCCGTTCAACACGACCATCCTCTACGGCGGCCTGCAGGACATCCCGCCGGAGCTGTACGAGGCCGGATCCCTCGACGGGGCCACCGGCTGGCGCGGCTTCCGGCACATCACCTGGCCGCTGCTGCGACCCGTGGTGGGCGTCGTGCTCGTGCTCGGCGTCGTCTACACGATCAAGGTGCTCGACATCATCCTCGGCCTCACGAACGGCGGGCCCGCGAACTCGACGCAGACCATCGCGACGCAGTCGTACACGCTCTCGTTCCAGCAGTTCGACTTCGGGTCGGGCGCCGCCCTCAGCAACATCCTCATCGTCATCTCGGCGGTGTTCGCGGTGGTCTACCTCCGCGCCAACAGGAAGGCCGTCGATGACTGA
- a CDS encoding carbohydrate ABC transporter permease, producing MTDTAERLVPVPAPARRVPSGSRRPRADRSWIGTVVGIAILAVMLFPVYWMVNISLQPAGPAIEAAWFPFEAQFQGYATALSEQGQALGTSLVIALGSVVLSLAIATPAAYALAQFKFKWINLVLFGILISQMIPGIVVANALYAAYNDVGLLNSIPGLILADSTAGIPFAILIMRAFMAGIPPSIIEAAKVDGAGNFRAFRSIVLPVSLNAVITAGLFTFLFTWSDFLFALTLTTTDDVRPITLGIYQYIGTYTADWSTVMATAVLASLPAIVLLLAAQRFIAAGATGGAVK from the coding sequence ATGACTGACACCGCCGAGCGCCTCGTCCCCGTCCCCGCCCCGGCCCGCCGGGTGCCGTCGGGCTCCCGCCGACCGCGCGCCGACCGCAGCTGGATCGGCACGGTCGTCGGGATCGCGATCCTCGCCGTGATGCTGTTCCCCGTCTACTGGATGGTCAACATCTCCCTGCAGCCCGCGGGTCCGGCGATCGAGGCGGCGTGGTTCCCGTTCGAGGCGCAGTTCCAGGGCTACGCGACCGCGCTCTCGGAGCAGGGCCAGGCGCTCGGCACGAGCCTCGTGATCGCGCTCGGCAGCGTCGTGCTCAGCCTCGCCATCGCGACCCCGGCGGCGTACGCGCTCGCGCAGTTCAAGTTCAAGTGGATCAACCTGGTGCTGTTCGGGATCCTCATCTCGCAGATGATCCCCGGCATCGTCGTCGCGAACGCGCTCTACGCCGCGTACAACGACGTGGGGCTGCTGAACTCGATCCCGGGCCTGATCCTCGCGGACTCCACGGCCGGCATCCCGTTCGCGATCCTCATCATGCGGGCGTTCATGGCGGGCATCCCGCCGTCGATCATCGAGGCCGCGAAGGTGGACGGCGCCGGGAACTTCCGGGCCTTCCGCTCGATCGTCCTGCCCGTGAGCCTCAACGCCGTGATCACGGCCGGGCTCTTCACGTTCCTCTTCACCTGGAGCGACTTCCTGTTCGCGCTGACGCTCACGACGACCGACGACGTGCGCCCCATCACGCTCGGGATCTACCAGTACATCGGCACCTACACCGCCGACTGGAGCACGGTGATGGCGACGGCCGTGCTCGCGTCGCTGCCGGCGATCGTCCTTCTCCTCGCGGCGCAGCGCTTCATCGCGGCGGGCGCGACGGGCGGCGCGGTCAAGTGA